In the genome of Dickeya fangzhongdai, one region contains:
- the rpsU gene encoding 30S ribosomal protein S21, protein MPVIKVRENEPFDVALRRFKRSCEKAGVLAEVRRREFYEKPTTERKRAKASAVKRHAKKLARENARRTRLY, encoded by the coding sequence ATGCCGGTAATTAAAGTACGTGAAAACGAGCCGTTCGACGTCGCTCTGCGTCGTTTCAAGCGTTCCTGCGAAAAAGCAGGTGTTTTGGCTGAAGTTCGTCGTCGTGAGTTCTATGAAAAACCGACTACCGAACGTAAGCGCGCTAAAGCTTCTGCTGTGAAACGTCACGCCAAGAAGCTGGCTCGAGAAAACGCACGCCGCACTCGTCTGTATTAA